The following coding sequences lie in one Candidatus Annandia adelgestsuga genomic window:
- the ruvX gene encoding Holliday junction resolvase RuvX — translation MKNNKSNFFITFISFDFGMKNIGVAVGQNFTCTASPLNSLKVKNGVPDWNDVRKIIKNWKPKVIIVGLPINMNNKEQYITKRARIFAQDLYYIFKIIVFMYDERLTTKEAKQNIFNYNIKIKKKYDINSISAVIILESWFKKYFIKFKKF, via the coding sequence ATGAAAAATAATAAATCTAATTTTTTTATTACATTTATTAGTTTTGATTTTGGAATGAAAAATATAGGTGTTGCTGTAGGTCAAAATTTTACATGCACAGCTAGTCCTTTAAATTCTTTGAAAGTAAAAAATGGTGTTCCTGATTGGAATGATGTTAGAAAAATAATTAAAAATTGGAAACCAAAAGTAATTATTGTTGGTTTACCAATTAATATGAATAATAAAGAACAATATATTACAAAAAGAGCTAGAATTTTTGCACAAGATTTATATTATATATTTAAAATTATAGTTTTTATGTATGATGAAAGATTAACAACTAAAGAAGCTAAACAAAATATATTTAATTATAATATAAAAATTAAAAAAAAATATGACATAAACTCTATTTCTGCTGTTATTATATTAGAAAGTTGGTTTAAAAAATATTTTATTAAATTTAAAAAATTTTAA
- a CDS encoding sugar porter family MFS transporter, translating into MFKKFKKKKIIFFFICFIASLIGLLFGLSIGVITVALPFIIKEFNINNIEQELIVSSMMLGSTLGVLFNGITSFYLGRKNNLIISSLFFIFGSILSSLSFNYIFLLISRIILGIALGIASYTTPLYLSEISFKENRGSIISLYQLMITIGILLSYIFDTMFSYNCNWRYMFGIISIPSFFLLIGIFFLPDSPRWLLSKKKTFEAKNVLLILRNNKKESIKELYEIKDNLKIRINGIKLFINNKKFRKIIFLGILLQIMQQFTGINIIICYAPKMLNMIGFNKTIDQMYCTITIGIINVLSTIIAIMVVDKLGRKPTLIFGFLIMFISMNFLGILLYINKICFIIKYLFFLFILIFISGFAISAGPLVWVLCSEIQPLKVKDFGITISTITNFVSNIIVSLTFLSLINIIGNCYTFWFYSFLNLLFAILTFYLVPETKGISLENIEKKLFSKKF; encoded by the coding sequence ATGTTTAAAAAATTTAAAAAAAAAAAAATTATATTTTTTTTTATTTGTTTTATAGCTTCTTTAATTGGATTATTATTTGGTTTAAGTATAGGAGTTATTACTGTTGCTTTACCATTTATTATAAAAGAATTTAATATAAATAATATTGAACAAGAATTAATAGTAAGTTCAATGATGTTGGGATCTACTTTAGGAGTTTTATTTAATGGTATAACATCTTTTTATTTAGGAAGAAAAAATAATTTAATTATTAGTTCTTTATTTTTTATTTTTGGATCTATATTGTCATCTTTATCTTTTAATTACATTTTTTTATTAATATCTAGAATTATTTTAGGAATAGCTTTAGGGATAGCATCTTACACCACTCCTTTATATTTATCAGAAATTTCTTTTAAAGAAAATCGTGGAAGTATAATATCATTATATCAATTAATGATTACTATCGGTATTTTATTATCATATATTTTTGATACAATGTTTAGTTATAATTGTAATTGGAGATATATGTTTGGAATAATTAGTATTCCATCATTTTTTTTATTAATTGGAATATTTTTTTTACCTGATAGTCCTAGATGGTTATTATCTAAAAAAAAAACTTTTGAAGCAAAAAATGTTTTATTAATTTTAAGAAATAACAAAAAAGAATCTATAAAGGAATTATATGAAATAAAAGATAATTTAAAAATTAGAATTAATGGTATAAAATTATTTATAAATAATAAAAAATTTAGAAAAATAATTTTTTTAGGTATTTTATTGCAGATAATGCAACAATTTACAGGAATAAATATTATTATATGTTATGCTCCAAAAATGCTTAATATGATTGGTTTTAATAAAACAATAGATCAAATGTATTGTACTATTACTATTGGAATCATTAATGTATTATCTACCATAATAGCTATTATGGTTGTTGATAAATTAGGTCGTAAACCAACATTAATTTTTGGTTTTTTAATAATGTTTATCAGTATGAATTTTTTAGGAATATTATTATATATAAATAAAATTTGTTTTATAATTAAATATTTATTTTTTTTATTTATTTTAATATTTATTTCTGGTTTTGCTATTAGCGCAGGTCCTTTAGTTTGGGTATTATGTTCTGAAATACAACCATTAAAAGTAAAAGATTTTGGTATTACAATTTCTACTATTACAAATTTTGTTTCAAATATTATAGTGAGTTTAACTTTTTTAAGTTTAATAAATATTATAGGTAATTGTTATACTTTTTGGTTTTATTCATTTTTAAATTTATTATTTGCTATATTAACTTTTTATTTAGTACCAGAAACTAAAGGAATTTCTTTAGAAAATATTGAAAAAAAATTATTTTCCAAAAAATTTTAA
- the metK gene encoding methionine adenosyltransferase: protein MKETLFTSESVSEGHPDKIADQISDAILDEILKKDINARVACETYIKTGMVLVGGEITTNVYINIENIVRKTIKNIGYKNVKMGFHYKLCSIINVIGKQSKDIKKGINKKNIYKQGAGDQGIMFGYATNETKTFMPAPIMYAHRLMYLQSYVRKKKILPWLYPDAKSQITFKYKNNKIIGIKTVVFSTQHEENISKKNIYEAIMEEIIKPSLPKKWLKKDTKFLINPAGRFVIGGPMGDCGLTGRKIITDTYGGFSRHGGGCFSGKDPSKVDRSASYAARYIAKNIVAANLADRCEIQLSYAIGINKPISLMVETFNTEKIPIPKILWLIKNCFDLSPYGLINKLKLLKPIYKKTSTYGHFGRICFSWEKLDKVKELYEKSK from the coding sequence ATGAAAGAAACATTATTTACATCAGAATCAGTTTCTGAAGGACACCCTGATAAAATAGCTGATCAAATTTCTGATGCTATATTAGATGAAATTTTAAAAAAAGATATAAATGCACGTGTTGCTTGTGAAACTTATATTAAAACTGGAATGGTATTGGTAGGTGGAGAAATAACTACAAATGTTTATATAAATATAGAAAATATAGTTCGTAAAACTATAAAAAATATAGGATATAAAAATGTAAAAATGGGATTTCATTATAAATTATGTTCTATAATAAATGTAATTGGAAAACAATCTAAAGATATAAAAAAAGGAATAAATAAAAAAAATATATATAAACAAGGAGCTGGTGATCAAGGTATAATGTTTGGTTATGCTACTAATGAAACTAAAACATTTATGCCTGCACCAATCATGTATGCTCATCGTTTAATGTATTTACAATCTTATGTAAGGAAAAAAAAAATTTTACCTTGGTTATATCCTGATGCAAAAAGTCAAATTACATTTAAATATAAAAATAATAAAATTATTGGAATTAAAACTGTAGTTTTTTCTACACAACATGAAGAAAATATTAGTAAAAAAAATATTTATGAAGCAATTATGGAGGAAATAATAAAACCATCTTTACCAAAAAAATGGTTAAAAAAAGATACTAAATTTTTAATTAACCCTGCTGGACGTTTTGTTATAGGTGGGCCTATGGGAGATTGTGGATTAACAGGAAGAAAAATTATAACAGATACATATGGTGGTTTTTCTAGACATGGAGGAGGTTGTTTTTCAGGAAAAGATCCTTCTAAAGTAGATAGATCTGCTTCATATGCAGCTCGTTATATTGCTAAAAATATAGTAGCTGCAAATTTAGCAGATAGATGTGAAATTCAATTATCCTATGCTATAGGAATCAATAAACCAATTTCTTTAATGGTAGAAACTTTTAATACAGAAAAAATTCCAATACCTAAAATATTATGGTTAATAAAAAATTGTTTTGATTTAAGTCCTTATGGTTTAATTAATAAATTAAAATTATTAAAACCAATATATAAAAAAACTTCTACATATGGTCATTTTGGTAGAATATGTTTTTCATGGGAAAAATTAGATAAAGTAAAAGAATTATATGAAAAATCTAAATAA
- the tkt gene encoding transketolase, whose product MLDSEFSNVIRVLSIDTIQKSKSGHPGAPMGMADIAEVLWCKYMNHNPSNPNWINRDRFILSNGHSSMLIYSILHLTGYDLSIEDIKNFRQLNSKTPGHPEYGRTPGIEATTGPLGQGIANAVGFAISEKTLSAQFNKPNYKIIDHYIYVFAGDGCMMEGISHESCSLAGTLKLNKLIVFYDNNKISIDGNTKGWFTDDTSKRFKSYNWNVIENVNGHNFNEISNAISKAKSVNDKPSLIICNTIIGFGSPNKSGKSESHGAPLGEEEVILTKKKLNWNYPPFFIPNKIYKKWNSIKIGKIKENKWNKKFKKYQEKYPNLSNEFLRRIKGNLPNNWNNYFKKYILKLQNFPKNIASRQASQKTIEFLGDIIPEYIGGSADLSSSNLTMWSKSKPINKYKDGNYIHYGVREFGMTAIANGISLYGGFIVSTASFLTFLDYAKNAVRMSSLMKIRQILIYTHDSIGLGEDGPTHQPIEQLSSLRNIPNMSVWRPCDQVETAVAWKCAIERKNGPTALILSRQNLIQQNRDEKQIYNIYKGGYILKNSHNNSDPDIILISTGSEIELASKVYNELLILNYKVRLVSMPSSNIFDKQSIYYKEKILSKKSKLIVSIEASHTNYWLKYTGLQGLRIGIDCFGESAPAEVLFSHFNFNLKNIIKKIKLKLNIFS is encoded by the coding sequence ATGTTAGATTCGGAATTTTCAAATGTTATTAGAGTTTTAAGTATAGATACAATTCAAAAATCTAAATCAGGTCATCCTGGGGCTCCAATGGGAATGGCTGATATTGCTGAAGTTTTATGGTGTAAATATATGAACCATAATCCTTCTAATCCTAATTGGATAAATAGAGATAGATTTATTTTGTCTAATGGTCATAGTTCAATGTTAATATATAGTATATTACATTTAACTGGTTATGATTTATCAATTGAAGATATTAAAAATTTTCGTCAATTGAATTCTAAAACTCCAGGACATCCTGAATATGGTCGTACTCCTGGAATAGAAGCTACAACAGGACCTTTAGGTCAAGGTATAGCTAATGCAGTAGGTTTTGCTATATCTGAAAAGACTTTATCTGCTCAATTTAATAAACCTAACTACAAAATAATAGATCATTATATTTATGTTTTTGCTGGTGATGGTTGTATGATGGAAGGAATTTCTCATGAATCTTGTTCTTTAGCAGGTACACTAAAATTAAATAAATTAATTGTTTTTTATGATAATAATAAAATATCAATTGATGGTAATACAAAAGGGTGGTTTACAGACGATACATCTAAAAGATTTAAATCTTATAATTGGAATGTAATAGAAAATGTTAATGGTCATAATTTTAATGAAATATCAAATGCTATTAGTAAAGCTAAATCTGTTAATGATAAACCATCATTAATAATTTGTAATACAATTATAGGTTTTGGTTCACCTAATAAATCTGGTAAAAGTGAATCTCATGGGGCTCCTTTAGGAGAAGAAGAAGTTATTTTAACTAAAAAAAAATTAAATTGGAATTATCCACCATTTTTTATTCCAAATAAAATTTATAAAAAATGGAATTCAATAAAAATAGGAAAAATTAAAGAAAATAAATGGAATAAAAAATTTAAAAAATACCAAGAAAAATATCCTAATTTATCTAATGAATTTTTACGTAGAATTAAAGGAAATTTACCTAATAATTGGAATAATTATTTTAAAAAATATATTTTAAAATTACAAAATTTTCCTAAAAATATAGCTAGTAGACAAGCTTCACAAAAAACAATTGAATTTTTAGGAGATATTATACCTGAATATATTGGAGGTTCTGCTGATTTATCATCTAGTAATTTAACTATGTGGTCTAAATCAAAACCTATTAATAAATATAAAGATGGTAATTATATACATTATGGAGTAAGGGAATTTGGAATGACTGCTATTGCAAATGGTATTTCTTTATATGGTGGTTTTATAGTTTCCACAGCTTCTTTTTTAACTTTTTTGGATTATGCTAAAAACGCTGTTAGAATGTCATCTTTAATGAAAATAAGACAAATTTTAATTTATACACATGATTCAATTGGTTTAGGAGAAGATGGACCAACACATCAACCTATTGAACAACTTTCTAGTTTACGTAATATTCCTAATATGAGTGTTTGGCGTCCTTGTGATCAAGTAGAAACAGCTGTAGCATGGAAATGTGCTATTGAAAGAAAAAATGGACCTACTGCATTAATATTATCTAGACAAAATTTAATTCAACAAAATAGAGACGAAAAACAAATATATAATATATATAAAGGTGGTTATATATTAAAAAATTCTCATAATAATAGTGATCCGGATATAATACTAATTTCTACTGGTTCTGAAATAGAATTAGCATCAAAAGTTTATAATGAATTATTAATTCTAAATTATAAAGTTAGATTAGTTTCTATGCCTTCAAGTAATATTTTTGATAAACAAAGTATATATTATAAAGAAAAAATTTTATCTAAAAAATCTAAATTAATTGTTTCTATTGAAGCATCACATACCAATTATTGGTTAAAATATACAGGACTTCAAGGGTTAAGAATAGGAATAGATTGCTTTGGCGAATCAGCTCCAGCAGAAGTATTATTTTCACATTTTAATTTTAATTTGAAAAATATTATAAAAAAAATAAAATTAAAATTGAATATTTTTTCTTAA
- the pgk gene encoding phosphoglycerate kinase, which produces MLSINNINIKNKRVLIRSDLNVPINNKKISSDTRILASLPTIKLAIKKKAIVIIMSHLGRPKENEYNENYSLKYILNYLKKKIKNIKIILVKKYLNGFNFKYGNLYILENVRFNKGEKKNSLLLSKKYASLCDIFVMDAFGSSHRKQSSTYGVSLFAKISCAGLLLISEINTLNKYLNKPKRPMTVILGGSKISTKFNILKYLNKISDYIIVGGGIANNFIAIKNKVGNSLYEKKYIEKSKKLLKNNKILIPKDVYVGKSILYNEKSKIKNIKKIKENDIILDFGIKTILNIIKIIINSNTILWNGPIGMFELMNFKNGTKIISKIISLNKCFSIIGGGDTISAISIFSNKKNFSYISTGGGSFLQLLEGKILPIVKLINNINFLN; this is translated from the coding sequence ATGTTAAGTATAAATAATATAAATATTAAAAATAAAAGAGTTTTAATAAGATCTGATTTAAATGTACCAATTAATAATAAAAAAATTTCTTCTGATACTCGTATTTTAGCTTCTTTACCTACTATTAAATTAGCAATTAAAAAAAAGGCAATTGTTATAATAATGTCACATTTAGGACGTCCTAAAGAAAATGAATATAACGAAAATTATTCTTTAAAATATATATTAAATTATTTAAAAAAAAAAATTAAAAATATTAAAATAATATTAGTTAAAAAATATTTAAATGGTTTTAATTTCAAATATGGAAATTTATATATTTTAGAAAATGTAAGATTTAATAAAGGAGAAAAAAAAAATAGTTTATTATTATCAAAAAAATATGCTTCATTATGTGATATATTTGTTATGGATGCTTTTGGTTCATCACATAGAAAACAATCTTCTACCTATGGTGTTTCTTTATTTGCTAAAATATCTTGTGCTGGATTATTATTAATATCAGAAATAAATACTTTAAATAAGTATTTGAATAAACCAAAAAGACCTATGACAGTTATTTTAGGAGGTTCTAAAATATCTACAAAATTTAATATATTAAAATATTTAAATAAAATATCAGATTATATTATTGTAGGAGGTGGAATTGCAAATAATTTTATAGCTATTAAAAATAAAGTAGGAAATTCTTTATATGAAAAAAAATATATAGAAAAATCTAAAAAATTATTAAAAAATAATAAAATATTAATACCAAAAGATGTTTATGTTGGAAAATCAATTTTATATAATGAAAAATCTAAAATAAAAAATATAAAAAAAATAAAAGAAAATGATATTATTTTAGATTTTGGTATTAAAACTATACTCAATATAATAAAAATAATAATAAACTCTAATACCATTTTATGGAATGGTCCAATTGGAATGTTTGAATTAATGAATTTTAAAAACGGAACTAAAATAATATCAAAAATTATTTCTTTAAATAAATGTTTTTCAATAATTGGAGGAGGAGATACAATATCAGCAATTTCTATTTTTAGTAACAAAAAAAATTTTTCTTATATATCAACAGGTGGAGGATCTTTTTTACAATTATTAGAAGGTAAAATATTACCTATAGTAAAATTAATAAATAATATAAATTTTTTAAATTAG
- the rpiA gene encoding ribose-5-phosphate isomerase RpiA, whose translation MKIKKIKKTSGLYALKYIKPNIIIGIGSGSTSNYFINYIYMFRNMIKAAVSSSKKSTSKLKKLNIPIFNLNMIKYVDLYIDSADEVNKKMQMIKGGGGALTKEKIISINSKRFLCILDFKKKVNILGNFPLPIEIIPFSKSFIKNKIIEIGGIPKYRKNIITENGNIIIDIYNLRIKNPIKFKKKIYSLPGIVTIGLFLKKKSNINILSFKKKIKIIN comes from the coding sequence ATGAAAATAAAAAAAATTAAAAAAACTTCAGGTTTATATGCTTTGAAATATATTAAACCTAACATAATTATAGGTATAGGAAGTGGGTCTACTTCAAATTATTTTATAAATTATATTTATATGTTTAGAAATATGATAAAAGCGGCTGTATCTAGTTCTAAAAAATCTACTTCAAAATTAAAAAAACTTAATATTCCAATATTTAATTTAAATATGATAAAATATGTTGATTTATATATAGATAGTGCAGATGAAGTAAATAAAAAAATGCAAATGATTAAAGGTGGAGGGGGGGCTTTAACAAAAGAAAAAATTATTTCTATAAATTCTAAAAGATTTTTATGTATTTTAGATTTTAAAAAAAAAGTAAATATTTTAGGTAATTTTCCATTACCAATAGAAATTATTCCTTTTTCAAAATCTTTTATTAAAAATAAAATAATTGAAATAGGGGGAATACCTAAATATCGTAAAAATATAATTACAGAAAATGGTAATATTATTATAGATATATATAATTTACGTATTAAAAACCCTATTAAATTTAAAAAAAAAATTTATTCACTTCCTGGAATAGTTACTATAGGTTTATTTTTAAAAAAAAAATCTAATATTAATATTTTAAGTTTTAAAAAAAAAATTAAAATTATAAATTAA
- the ygfZ gene encoding tRNA-modifying protein YgfZ — translation MKKNNYYNNKILFSKKYYKNWMYLQDWGLIHVYGIDSKKYLQNQLTLDINKLKDNFSLCAHCNYKGKVISSLRLFKYKTNHYILMERKNIIKYHLKILKKYSIFLKVNIVIDYNNIIFGFIGKKISYLLNIFFKKLPSSNKVLIINKKYKIIKLNEKIMRFIIIVLKKKSYKIKNYIINKFNYIKNNNQWLSLDIKTGIPNIDIIHSKKFFPQSLNLNNFNGISFNKGCYNGQEMVTKIHFLKKNKKSLFFLKGMSKNINNKNNYLEFRIKKKWKIIGSILFIIKLKNNIIWIQAILNNKLNNKNIIRIYNNNYCFFKIEKKFN, via the coding sequence ATGAAAAAAAATAATTATTATAATAATAAAATTTTATTTTCTAAAAAATATTATAAAAATTGGATGTATCTTCAAGATTGGGGTTTAATTCATGTTTATGGTATTGATAGCAAAAAATATTTGCAAAATCAATTAACTTTAGATATTAATAAATTAAAAGATAATTTTTCTTTATGTGCACATTGTAACTATAAAGGAAAAGTAATTAGTTCTTTAAGATTATTTAAATATAAAACTAATCATTATATTTTAATGGAAAGAAAAAATATAATTAAATATCATTTAAAAATACTTAAAAAATATTCTATTTTTTTAAAAGTTAATATTGTTATAGATTATAATAATATTATTTTTGGATTTATTGGAAAAAAAATATCATATTTGTTAAATATATTTTTTAAAAAATTACCAAGTTCAAATAAAGTTCTAATTATAAATAAAAAATATAAAATTATTAAATTAAATGAAAAAATTATGAGATTCATTATAATTGTATTAAAAAAAAAAAGTTATAAAATTAAGAATTATATTATTAATAAATTTAATTATATTAAAAATAATAATCAATGGTTATCTTTAGATATTAAAACAGGAATTCCTAATATTGATATTATACATTCTAAAAAATTTTTTCCTCAGTCATTAAATTTAAATAATTTTAATGGAATAAGTTTTAATAAAGGATGTTATAATGGTCAAGAAATGGTTACAAAAATACATTTTTTAAAAAAAAATAAAAAATCATTATTTTTTTTAAAAGGTATGTCAAAAAATATAAATAATAAAAATAATTATTTAGAATTTAGAATAAAAAAAAAATGGAAAATAATTGGTAGTATATTATTTATAATAAAATTAAAAAATAATATTATATGGATACAAGCGATATTAAATAACAAATTAAATAATAAAAATATAATAAGAATATATAATAACAATTATTGTTTTTTTAAAATTGAAAAAAAATTTAATTAA
- a CDS encoding PCRF domain-containing protein, whose protein sequence is MLKNYYKKKKNKNFINYYKIIKFFYNYKIKFKFINNINNILYNINITKKWKKSYNVKLNKKKNNFIIKNINNLYLYIIKLKYLLKIFIINNIIIYYNKILFLINKILLQLEKLELNCIFIKKNDKYNCYLDLHYGIGGKDSKDWTSILMKMYLKWSLNKGFKINILKISFGNIIGIKSATIYIKGKYAFGWLKNEIGIHRLVRKSPFDINKKRHTSFSIIYIYPEINIKKNIKIKIKDLKIDLYKSSGSGGQHINKTKSAVRITHIPTNTVTQCQNYKSQHINKNIAIKQIVSKLYKIYFYKKKIKNKNYKLNICWKNKIRSYILDNSLIKDFRTGIEKYNIKSILDINILNFFLKSNLKNKENKEI, encoded by the coding sequence ATGTTAAAAAATTATTATAAAAAAAAAAAAAATAAAAATTTTATTAATTATTATAAAATAATTAAATTTTTTTATAATTATAAAATTAAATTTAAATTTATAAATAATATTAATAATATTTTATATAATATTAATATTACAAAAAAATGGAAAAAATCATATAATGTTAAATTAAATAAAAAAAAAAATAATTTTATAATTAAAAATATAAATAATTTATATTTATATATAATTAAATTAAAATATTTATTAAAAATTTTTATAATAAATAATATTATTATATATTATAATAAAATTTTATTTTTAATAAATAAAATTTTATTACAATTAGAAAAATTAGAATTAAATTGTATTTTTATTAAAAAAAATGATAAATATAATTGTTATTTAGATTTACATTATGGAATTGGTGGCAAAGATTCAAAAGATTGGACTAGTATTTTAATGAAAATGTATTTAAAATGGTCTTTAAATAAAGGTTTTAAAATTAACATTTTAAAAATATCATTTGGAAATATAATAGGTATAAAATCTGCTACTATTTATATAAAAGGAAAATATGCTTTTGGTTGGTTAAAAAATGAAATTGGAATACATCGTCTTGTAAGAAAAAGCCCTTTTGATATAAATAAAAAAAGACATACCTCCTTTAGTATTATTTATATTTATCCAGAAATAAATATAAAAAAAAATATTAAAATTAAAATAAAAGATTTAAAGATTGATTTATATAAATCATCTGGTTCTGGTGGACAGCACATTAATAAAACAAAATCAGCTGTACGTATTACACATATTCCAACTAATACGGTTACACAATGTCAAAATTATAAATCTCAACATATTAATAAAAATATAGCAATTAAACAAATAGTATCTAAATTATATAAAATATACTTTTATAAAAAAAAAATAAAAAATAAAAATTACAAATTAAATATATGTTGGAAAAATAAAATAAGATCTTATATATTAGATAATTCTTTAATAAAAGATTTTAGAACAGGAATAGAAAAATATAATATAAAATCTATTTTAGATATAAATATTTTAAATTTTTTCTTAAAATCTAATTTAAAAAATAAAGAAAATAAGGAAATTTAA
- the lysS gene encoding lysine--tRNA ligase codes for MNENNKNIFKNKEFKNRLNKLKLLKKKKILFPNNFKRNNISYILHKKYDKYNKEYIKKLNLKIKISGRMINCRHMGKSSFIQLQDMFSNIQVYISKKYISNNNFKNFKKWDLGDILGVVGTLFKTNSGELSIYCNKIYLLTKSLRPLPEKFHGLNNTEIKYRQRYLDLIKNKKTIKIFKIRHKIIFEIRKYMISHNFIEVETPIMQLIPGGASAKPFITYHNSLNQKMYLRISPELYLKRLVIGGLERVFEIGKNFRNEGLSSKHNPEFTMLELYIAYFNYKDLIKFTKNFLYILFKKIIKDNKIIINDNIIYFNNFNEMTMKESIIKYNNNINLKDLSDLNTLNFITNKLNIKKKNQCSKGYLIYNIFKKTVENKLIQPTFITEYPIEISPLSRSINKNKNFAERFELFINGQEIGNGFSELNDSQEQKKRFNNQLKLDKYNVNNKCLYDKDYIIALEHGLPPTSGLGIGIDRLIMLFTNKCTIKDVILFPTLKII; via the coding sequence ATGAATGAAAATAATAAAAATATTTTTAAAAATAAAGAATTTAAAAATAGATTAAATAAACTGAAATTATTAAAAAAAAAAAAAATATTATTTCCAAATAATTTTAAAAGAAATAATATTTCATATATTTTACATAAAAAATATGATAAATATAATAAAGAATATATAAAAAAACTTAATTTAAAAATAAAAATTTCAGGAAGAATGATAAATTGCAGACATATGGGAAAATCTTCTTTTATACAATTACAAGATATGTTCAGTAATATACAAGTATATATTTCTAAAAAATATATTTCTAATAATAATTTTAAAAATTTTAAAAAATGGGATTTAGGAGATATATTAGGAGTTGTAGGAACATTATTTAAAACAAATAGTGGAGAATTATCAATATATTGTAATAAAATTTATTTATTAACTAAATCATTACGTCCTTTACCAGAAAAATTTCATGGATTAAATAATACAGAAATTAAATATAGACAAAGATATTTAGATTTAATTAAAAATAAAAAAACAATAAAAATATTTAAAATAAGACATAAAATTATATTTGAAATTAGAAAATATATGATATCACATAATTTTATAGAAGTAGAAACTCCTATTATGCAATTAATTCCAGGTGGGGCTTCTGCAAAACCTTTTATAACATATCATAATAGTTTAAATCAAAAAATGTATTTAAGAATTTCTCCTGAATTATATTTAAAACGTTTAGTAATAGGTGGTTTGGAAAGAGTATTTGAAATAGGAAAAAATTTTAGAAATGAAGGTTTGTCATCAAAACATAATCCAGAATTTACTATGTTAGAATTATATATAGCTTATTTTAATTATAAAGATTTAATTAAATTTACTAAAAATTTTTTATATATATTATTTAAAAAAATTATAAAAGACAATAAAATTATAATTAATGATAACATAATATATTTTAATAATTTTAATGAAATGACAATGAAAGAATCTATTATAAAATATAATAATAATATAAATTTAAAAGATTTATCTGATTTAAATACTTTAAATTTTATAACAAATAAATTGAATATAAAAAAAAAAAATCAATGTTCAAAAGGTTATTTAATATATAATATTTTTAAAAAAACAGTAGAAAATAAATTAATACAACCTACGTTTATAACTGAATATCCTATTGAAATATCACCTTTATCTAGATCTATAAATAAAAATAAAAATTTTGCTGAAAGATTTGAATTATTTATAAACGGACAAGAAATTGGTAATGGTTTTTCTGAATTAAATGATTCTCAAGAACAAAAAAAAAGATTTAATAATCAATTAAAATTAGATAAATATAATGTTAATAATAAATGTTTATATGATAAAGATTATATTATTGCATTAGAACATGGATTGCCTCCTACTTCTGGTTTAGGAATAGGTATTGATCGTTTAATAATGCTATTTACTAATAAATGTACAATAAAAGATGTTATATTATTTCCAACATTAAAAATAATATAA